The Methanobacterium sp. DNA segment TCAATGATGATGATTACAGAAAGAATAAAGCTTGATGAGACCAATATTTTACTTAAAACAGATTTACAGAATCATAATCTTTATAATTTCGTTTTAAGGCAACGAATGGAACTCATAAATTATATACGGAATAATAATAATTTTTTAATATCATTTGAGCCACTGGATGTTGTAAAAGGACCTTATATTGCTAAGATCATGTCAGAGGCAGGTAAAATAGCAGATGTAGGTCCAATGGCCGCTGTTGCAGGAACAATCTCTGAATTATCAATGTTTTTTTTGGTTAAAAACGACGCAAAGTATGTTATCCTTGAAAATGGTGGGGATATAGCTTTGAAAGTAAATAAAGATGTTATTATGGGTCTTTATGCCGGTACTTCAACCCTTTCAGGACAAATTGGATATAAAATAAAGCATAAAAAGACTCCTATGGGTATTTGCACTTCATCAGGAACTGTTGGACATTCTATAAGTCTGGGAAGGGCAGATTCTGTAACGGTATTTGCAGATAGGGCCAGTATCGCTGATGCACTTGCTACAAGTATAGCCAATGAGGCTAATGGTGATTCAGACTCTGAAGCGGTGCAAAATTGCCTTGATAAAGCGGATAACTACAAAGAATACATGATGGGAGCAATGATCATTGTGGGAGAATCAGCAGGAACTATTGGGAAAATTCCAAAGCTCATAGAAACTGATAAAAAGGTTGTTTTGGGAGATTTATTCGACATTTAAACATTATTTTTTTAACAGTTTCAATATCTTCAACAAGCAACCAGTCATCCATATTTCCATATTCGCTACGGTCTATTCAAATGGTAATTTTTCCATTTCATTTGCCTTTGCATCTACATAAACAACATGATCCATAAATTTACCCAATAGAAATGGGATTAAATTTAATTATTAAATTAAA contains these protein-coding regions:
- a CDS encoding UPF0280 family protein, with product MITERIKLDETNILLKTDLQNHNLYNFVLRQRMELINYIRNNNNFLISFEPLDVVKGPYIAKIMSEAGKIADVGPMAAVAGTISELSMFFLVKNDAKYVILENGGDIALKVNKDVIMGLYAGTSTLSGQIGYKIKHKKTPMGICTSSGTVGHSISLGRADSVTVFADRASIADALATSIANEANGDSDSEAVQNCLDKADNYKEYMMGAMIIVGESAGTIGKIPKLIETDKKVVLGDLFDI